A window from Henckelia pumila isolate YLH828 unplaced genomic scaffold, ASM3356847v2 CTG_466, whole genome shotgun sequence encodes these proteins:
- the LOC140872667 gene encoding cytosolic sulfotransferase 12-like, with protein sequence MSNGTTSPLPKYLVQEDEIFKEFKSLISNLPKEKGMVATHLHQYQGFWYPPRLLQATILCQNHFQARDSDVFLVSTPKSGTTWLKAVIYSLINRKKYPPNSENHPLVSTNPHDLVPFIEVKLYADNQIPDIESLPCPRLFSTHIPYFSLPESVRDIHSCKIVYLCRNPKDVFVSLWHFTNRLRSKEMGTNSLEHVFSQFCNGVSILGPFWDHVLHHWNQSKENPGKIFFLKFEDLKRDPLCHLRRLAEFLGCPFSAEEDGFWMAEEILKICSFKNLSGLEINQNGKLSSGEENKAFFRRGEVGDWKNYLTDEMAEKLDEISETKFGGSDLVF encoded by the coding sequence ATGTCAAATGGAACCACATCACCCCTTCCAAAATATTTAGTACAAGAAGACGAAATATTCAAGGAATTCAAATCCTTAATCTCGAATCTACCTAAAGAAAAAGGGATGGTTGCCACACATCTCCATCAATACCAAGGTTTCTGGTACCCTCCTAGATTACTTCAAGCTACAATCTTATGTCAAAACCATTTTCAAGCTCGAGATTCCGATGTTTTTCTTGTTTCCACTCCTAAATCGGGCACTACATGGTTGAAAGCAGTCATATATAGCCTAATAAATCGAAAGAAATATCCCCCGAATTCCGAAAATCACCCTTTGGTCAGCACTAATCCTCATGATCTTGTCCCGTTCATAGAAGTCAAACTCTATGCCGATAATCAAATACCGGACATCGAATCGTTGCCTTGTCCACGCCTGTTTTCGACCCATATACCTTATTTTTCTCTACCGGAATCGGTACGCGACATCCACTCGTGCAAGATAGTGTACTTGTGCAGGAACCCGAAAGATGTTTTCGTGTCGCTTTGGCATTTTACCAACAGATTGAGATCGAAAGAAATGGGAACTAATTCTCTTGAGCATGTATTTTCCCAGTTTTGCAATGGAGTTAGCATTTTGGGGCCCTTCTGGGATCATGTGCTGCACCATTGGAATCAAAGCAAGGAGAATCCAGGCAAGATCTTTTTCTTGAAGTTCGAGGATTTGAAAAGGGACCCACTGTGTCATCTGCGTCGCTTGGCAGAGTTTCTTGGATGCCCATTTTCTGCAGAGGAAGATGGATTTTGGATGGCTGAagagattttaaaaatatgcAGTTTTAAGAATTTGAGCGGTCTTGAAATTAACCAAAACGGGAAACTATCATCCGGTGAGGAAAATAAAGCGTTCTTTCGTCGGGGCGAGGTCGGGGATTGGAAGAATTATTTGACGGATGAAATGGCCGAGAAGCTTGATGAAATTAGTGAAACCAAGTTCGGTGGATCAGATTTAGTCTTCTAA